Proteins found in one Oceaniferula flava genomic segment:
- the sucB gene encoding dihydrolipoyllysine-residue succinyltransferase, with translation MATEVKIPNVGESITSANVARWHKQDGESVNKGDTVLTIETDKVSNDLEADAAGTLKILVPEGEEVAIGTVVAQIEEGAAAPQESAPESSAPAVSDPAPASSADEGKVIEIKVPAVGESITSASVGRWHVSNGAAVAKGDSLVTLETDKISNELEADDNGVLEIIVAEGEEVDIGTLIAKLIVGAAPAASSESAPAPAAEAPAAKPTPAAAPAPAAAPSAPAQPASSKPDLSVVPDAPERAGQAQSEDNGRTTRKKMSMLRRKIASHLVNAQQTAAILTTFNEVDMSAVMKLRKEVQEEFVKKHGCKLGFMSFFVKATVQALKDVPGINARIDGTDIIENNFYDVGVAIGTEKGLVVPVLRDCDQKGFAEIEQDILDYAMKAKEGKIELADLQGGVFTISNGGVYGSLLSTPILNPPQSGILGMHTIQQRPMAVNGEVVILPMMYLALSYDHRLVDGKEAVTFLLRIKDCLENPSRMMLEM, from the coding sequence ATGGCTACTGAAGTCAAGATACCCAACGTCGGAGAGTCCATTACCTCCGCCAATGTCGCACGCTGGCACAAACAAGACGGCGAATCTGTTAATAAAGGCGATACCGTTCTCACGATTGAGACCGATAAGGTGTCCAATGACCTCGAGGCCGACGCCGCAGGCACGCTGAAGATTCTCGTGCCGGAAGGCGAAGAAGTCGCGATCGGCACCGTGGTGGCACAGATCGAAGAAGGTGCCGCAGCTCCTCAAGAGTCGGCTCCAGAAAGCTCTGCACCAGCTGTCAGCGATCCTGCTCCAGCCAGCTCGGCGGACGAGGGAAAGGTGATCGAGATCAAAGTTCCCGCCGTTGGTGAGTCCATCACTTCCGCCAGCGTTGGTCGCTGGCATGTTTCCAACGGAGCCGCCGTCGCCAAAGGGGACAGCTTGGTCACCTTGGAGACCGATAAGATTTCCAACGAACTCGAAGCCGATGATAACGGCGTGCTCGAGATCATCGTGGCTGAAGGCGAAGAGGTCGATATCGGCACACTCATCGCAAAGTTGATCGTGGGTGCCGCACCGGCAGCCAGTTCCGAGTCCGCTCCCGCACCAGCTGCTGAAGCACCCGCCGCTAAACCGACACCGGCTGCAGCTCCTGCTCCGGCAGCCGCGCCATCCGCACCGGCACAGCCTGCGAGCTCGAAACCCGATCTCTCGGTGGTCCCTGACGCTCCAGAGCGTGCAGGCCAAGCGCAAAGCGAGGACAACGGTCGCACCACACGTAAGAAGATGTCGATGCTGCGTCGCAAGATCGCCAGCCACCTGGTCAACGCCCAGCAAACCGCCGCCATCCTGACCACCTTCAACGAGGTGGACATGTCCGCCGTGATGAAGCTGCGCAAAGAGGTACAGGAAGAGTTTGTCAAAAAACACGGCTGCAAGCTCGGTTTCATGTCGTTTTTCGTCAAAGCCACCGTGCAGGCGCTGAAGGATGTTCCCGGTATCAATGCTCGCATCGACGGCACTGACATCATCGAAAATAATTTCTACGACGTCGGCGTCGCCATCGGCACCGAAAAAGGTCTCGTGGTTCCGGTTCTCCGCGATTGCGATCAGAAAGGCTTCGCCGAGATCGAACAGGATATCCTCGATTACGCGATGAAAGCAAAGGAGGGTAAGATCGAACTCGCCGACCTTCAGGGTGGTGTCTTCACCATCTCCAACGGCGGTGTCTACGGCTCCCTGCTGAGCACTCCGATCCTGAACCCGCCACAAAGTGGCATCCTCGGCATGCACACCATCCAGCAGCGTCCAATGGCGGTGAATGGTGAAGTGGTCATCCTGCCGATGATGTATCTTGCCCTGAGCTACGACCACCGCTTGGTGGATGGCAAAGAGGCGGTGACCTTCCTGCTTCGGATCAAGGACTGCCTTGAGAATCCGAGCCGCATGATGCTTGAAATGTAA